In Nitrospinota bacterium, a single genomic region encodes these proteins:
- a CDS encoding cell envelope biogenesis protein OmpA, with product MKEKNRAIVLLAIGALLLATGCAGREFTTTEKTTLGGAALGAGAGALIGSASGHA from the coding sequence ATGAAAGAGAAGAATCGAGCAATTGTGTTATTGGCCATCGGCGCACTGCTACTTGCGACAGGATGCGCGGGGCGAGAGTTCACCACGACTGAAAAGACGACGTTGGGAGGCGCCGCCCTCGGAGCTGGCGCGGGGGCACTCATCGGGAGCGCTTCGGGCCATGCT